A portion of the Parasteatoda tepidariorum isolate YZ-2023 chromosome 5, CAS_Ptep_4.0, whole genome shotgun sequence genome contains these proteins:
- the LOC122271196 gene encoding pancreatic lipase-related protein 2 isoform X2, with protein sequence MTYDIFTGLWKQVGDCFENVHHEKCDISIADAFKPKTAQVGHNPPETKFVLFTPTNPDKAEPLHKCGGELPKDTDFDPDIETVLLAHGYMDGMCRTAWQREIKTQLFIRGDYNVILVDWTWGNTPDPGGAAQNSLVVGEQAAFVIQSIMNRTGIKGNKFHLIGHSYGAYLVGMAAKFIKDQNEENMIRRLTFLDPAVAPVSNEDIINGKLSHENAKFVDVIHSNGGECFPSNFGLITPLGHVDFYPNGGNIQPACFEYAIATVPRLDLFYGLMSLFPTCCYHWQAIQYFKVSINSPSSKFIGARCDSYEDFKSGACQRCCRDNSTDCAVAGMDAEYYYLMDQPREKRKYYFDTEIICPYNEKYDFSIFKDCEDNEDREDNEDCEDNEYTEDNEYIEDNEDSGRRR encoded by the exons ATGA ctTACGATATTTTCACTGGTCTTTGGAAACAAGTAGGcgattgttttgaaaatgttcaTCACGAAAAGTGTGACATTTCTATAGCTGATGCCTTTAAGCCGAAAACTGCACAAGTAGGGCACAATCCAccagaaacaaaatttgttcttttcacGCCAACAAACCCAGATAAAGCTGAGCCATTGCACAAATGTGGCGGTGAATTGCCTAAAGACACTGATTTTGATCCAGACATAGAGACAGTTCTTCTTGCGCATGGTTATATGGATGGAATGTGTAGAACAGCTTGGCAGAGA gaaataaaaacgCAACTTTTTATAAGAGGTGACTACAACGTTATTCTCGTCGACTGGACATGGGGCAACACACCAGATCCAGGAGGAGCTGCTCAGAACTCTCTCGTCGTTGGAGAACAAGCAGCTTTTGTTATTCAAAGTATCATG AATCGTACTGGTATAAAGGGAAACAAGTTTCATCTCATCGGTCACAGCTACGGCGCTTATTTAGTGGGCATGGCAGCAAAATTTATCAAGgatcaaaatgaagaaaatatgattCGAAGGTTGACTT TTCTAGATCCAGCAGTAGCTCCTGTCTCCAATGAAGACATTATTAATGGAAAACTATCACATGAAAATGCCAAATTTGTGGACGTCATTCACAGCAATGGAGGAGAATGTTTCC CCTCTAATTTTGGATTAATAACCCCTCTTGGACATGTAGACTTCTATCCCAATGGTGGAAATATTCAACCAGCGTGTTTCGAATATGCTATCGCCACAGTTCCAAGATTAGATTTGTTTTACG GCTTAATGTCATTATTCCCTACGTGCTGCTATCATTGGCAAGCGATTCAGTACTTCAAAGTGTCTATTAATTCCCCAAGCAGCAAATTCATCGGCGCTAGATGTGACAGTTATGAAGATTTTAAGTCAGGGGCATGTCAACGGTGTTGCAGGGACAACTCAACAGATTGCGCTGTTGCAGGAATGGATGCAGAATATTATTATCTCATGGATCAACccagagaaaaaagaaaatattatttcgacACGGAAATCATTTGTCCTTATAACG aaaaatatgaCTTCAGCATTTTTAAAGACTGTGAAGACAACGAAGACAGAGAAGACAACGAAGACTGTGAAGACAACGAATACACTGAAGACAACGAATACATTGAAGACAACGAAGACAGTGGAAGACGCCGATAA
- the LOC122271196 gene encoding pancreatic lipase-related protein 2 isoform X1 produces the protein MIAHLSKICLFLFLSHCHAYDIFTGLWKQVGDCFENVHHEKCDISIADAFKPKTAQVGHNPPETKFVLFTPTNPDKAEPLHKCGGELPKDTDFDPDIETVLLAHGYMDGMCRTAWQREIKTQLFIRGDYNVILVDWTWGNTPDPGGAAQNSLVVGEQAAFVIQSIMNRTGIKGNKFHLIGHSYGAYLVGMAAKFIKDQNEENMIRRLTFLDPAVAPVSNEDIINGKLSHENAKFVDVIHSNGGECFPSNFGLITPLGHVDFYPNGGNIQPACFEYAIATVPRLDLFYGLMSLFPTCCYHWQAIQYFKVSINSPSSKFIGARCDSYEDFKSGACQRCCRDNSTDCAVAGMDAEYYYLMDQPREKRKYYFDTEIICPYNEKYDFSIFKDCEDNEDREDNEDCEDNEYTEDNEYIEDNEDSGRRR, from the exons ATGATTGCTCATCTAAGTAAAATATGTCTGTTTTTGTTCTTGTCCCATTGCCATG ctTACGATATTTTCACTGGTCTTTGGAAACAAGTAGGcgattgttttgaaaatgttcaTCACGAAAAGTGTGACATTTCTATAGCTGATGCCTTTAAGCCGAAAACTGCACAAGTAGGGCACAATCCAccagaaacaaaatttgttcttttcacGCCAACAAACCCAGATAAAGCTGAGCCATTGCACAAATGTGGCGGTGAATTGCCTAAAGACACTGATTTTGATCCAGACATAGAGACAGTTCTTCTTGCGCATGGTTATATGGATGGAATGTGTAGAACAGCTTGGCAGAGA gaaataaaaacgCAACTTTTTATAAGAGGTGACTACAACGTTATTCTCGTCGACTGGACATGGGGCAACACACCAGATCCAGGAGGAGCTGCTCAGAACTCTCTCGTCGTTGGAGAACAAGCAGCTTTTGTTATTCAAAGTATCATG AATCGTACTGGTATAAAGGGAAACAAGTTTCATCTCATCGGTCACAGCTACGGCGCTTATTTAGTGGGCATGGCAGCAAAATTTATCAAGgatcaaaatgaagaaaatatgattCGAAGGTTGACTT TTCTAGATCCAGCAGTAGCTCCTGTCTCCAATGAAGACATTATTAATGGAAAACTATCACATGAAAATGCCAAATTTGTGGACGTCATTCACAGCAATGGAGGAGAATGTTTCC CCTCTAATTTTGGATTAATAACCCCTCTTGGACATGTAGACTTCTATCCCAATGGTGGAAATATTCAACCAGCGTGTTTCGAATATGCTATCGCCACAGTTCCAAGATTAGATTTGTTTTACG GCTTAATGTCATTATTCCCTACGTGCTGCTATCATTGGCAAGCGATTCAGTACTTCAAAGTGTCTATTAATTCCCCAAGCAGCAAATTCATCGGCGCTAGATGTGACAGTTATGAAGATTTTAAGTCAGGGGCATGTCAACGGTGTTGCAGGGACAACTCAACAGATTGCGCTGTTGCAGGAATGGATGCAGAATATTATTATCTCATGGATCAACccagagaaaaaagaaaatattatttcgacACGGAAATCATTTGTCCTTATAACG aaaaatatgaCTTCAGCATTTTTAAAGACTGTGAAGACAACGAAGACAGAGAAGACAACGAAGACTGTGAAGACAACGAATACACTGAAGACAACGAATACATTGAAGACAACGAAGACAGTGGAAGACGCCGATAA
- the LOC122271196 gene encoding pancreatic lipase-related protein 2 isoform X3, with product MIAHLSKICLFLFLSHCHAYDIFTGLWKQVGDCFENVHHEKCDISIADAFKPKTAQVGHNPPETKFVLFTPTNPDKAEPLHKCGGELPKDTDFDPDIETVLLAHGYMDGMCRTAWQRNRTGIKGNKFHLIGHSYGAYLVGMAAKFIKDQNEENMIRRLTFLDPAVAPVSNEDIINGKLSHENAKFVDVIHSNGGECFPSNFGLITPLGHVDFYPNGGNIQPACFEYAIATVPRLDLFYGLMSLFPTCCYHWQAIQYFKVSINSPSSKFIGARCDSYEDFKSGACQRCCRDNSTDCAVAGMDAEYYYLMDQPREKRKYYFDTEIICPYNEKYDFSIFKDCEDNEDREDNEDCEDNEYTEDNEYIEDNEDSGRRR from the exons ATGATTGCTCATCTAAGTAAAATATGTCTGTTTTTGTTCTTGTCCCATTGCCATG ctTACGATATTTTCACTGGTCTTTGGAAACAAGTAGGcgattgttttgaaaatgttcaTCACGAAAAGTGTGACATTTCTATAGCTGATGCCTTTAAGCCGAAAACTGCACAAGTAGGGCACAATCCAccagaaacaaaatttgttcttttcacGCCAACAAACCCAGATAAAGCTGAGCCATTGCACAAATGTGGCGGTGAATTGCCTAAAGACACTGATTTTGATCCAGACATAGAGACAGTTCTTCTTGCGCATGGTTATATGGATGGAATGTGTAGAACAGCTTGGCAGAGA AATCGTACTGGTATAAAGGGAAACAAGTTTCATCTCATCGGTCACAGCTACGGCGCTTATTTAGTGGGCATGGCAGCAAAATTTATCAAGgatcaaaatgaagaaaatatgattCGAAGGTTGACTT TTCTAGATCCAGCAGTAGCTCCTGTCTCCAATGAAGACATTATTAATGGAAAACTATCACATGAAAATGCCAAATTTGTGGACGTCATTCACAGCAATGGAGGAGAATGTTTCC CCTCTAATTTTGGATTAATAACCCCTCTTGGACATGTAGACTTCTATCCCAATGGTGGAAATATTCAACCAGCGTGTTTCGAATATGCTATCGCCACAGTTCCAAGATTAGATTTGTTTTACG GCTTAATGTCATTATTCCCTACGTGCTGCTATCATTGGCAAGCGATTCAGTACTTCAAAGTGTCTATTAATTCCCCAAGCAGCAAATTCATCGGCGCTAGATGTGACAGTTATGAAGATTTTAAGTCAGGGGCATGTCAACGGTGTTGCAGGGACAACTCAACAGATTGCGCTGTTGCAGGAATGGATGCAGAATATTATTATCTCATGGATCAACccagagaaaaaagaaaatattatttcgacACGGAAATCATTTGTCCTTATAACG aaaaatatgaCTTCAGCATTTTTAAAGACTGTGAAGACAACGAAGACAGAGAAGACAACGAAGACTGTGAAGACAACGAATACACTGAAGACAACGAATACATTGAAGACAACGAAGACAGTGGAAGACGCCGATAA
- the LOC122268280 gene encoding sulfotransferase ssu-1-like, with protein sequence MEKITKAPLYSRMNGIIYPSMFSPACFREALNYKAQPNDIFIVTYPKSGTTWMQHILLYILRKGKELKIDKTGDLDLSEFIKYCPFIDMYGFEGIQKMKKPGCIKTHLPYNHLSLSPEAKYIFFARNPKDCCVSFYHHARNHPGFKYWDGNFNDFFELFMDGELEYNDYFDHLLSWYPHRNDSNVFYTTFEEMKKDIRSVVVSVSQFLDQECTEAIEKDNSVLNNIILFSSYEYMQKHYSRPSLSGMKVSNSETYSGVKYVAEFITSLNLPSRVLAKSNVRKGVVGDWKNTLNCGQSQRLTEKFFEKTRNTDIKNWFSEGIL encoded by the coding sequence atggaaaaaataacaaaagcaccGTTGTATAGTCGTATGAACGGAATCATTTATCCTTCCATGTTTTCCCCAGCATGCTTCAGAGAAGCGCTGAACTACAAGGCTCAACCTAATGACATCTTTATTGTTACTTATCCTAAATCTGGCACAACTTGGATGCAGCATATACTCTTGTATATTTTACGCAAAGGAAAAGAACTAAAAATCGATAAAACGGGTGACTTGGACTTGTCGGAATTCATCAAATATTGCCCGTTCATCGACATGTATGGATTTGAAGGCATTCAGAAGATGAAGAAGCCCGGATGTATTAAAACGCATCTACCTTACAACCATCTCTCATTGTCCCCTGAagcaaagtatatattttttgcgcGGAATCCAAAAGATTGCTGCGTATCTTTTTATCATCACGCACGAAATCATCCAGGCTTCAAATATTGGGATGgcaattttaatgacttttttgaGCTTTTTATGGATGGGGAATTGGAgtataatgattattttgatCATTTGCTCTCTTGGTATCCCCATCGTAATGATTCGAACGTCTTTTATACAACGTTTGAAGAGATGAAAAAAGATATTAGGAGCGTTGTAGTGTCTGTTTCGCAATTTTTGGATCAAGAATGCACTGAAGCAATTGAGAAAGACAATTCTGTTCTCAACAATATTATTCTGTTCAGTAGTTATGAATATATGCAGAAACATTATAGCAGACCAAGCCTTTCCGGCATGAAAGTGTCGAATTCTGAAACTTATTCTGGAGTTAAATACGTAGCTGAGTTCATCACCAGTTTGAATTTACCTTCTAGGGTTTTAGCAAAGAGCAATGTTAGAAAAGGAGTTGTTGGAGACTGGAAAAACACATTGAATTGTGGGCAAAGTCAAAGAttgacagaaaaattttttgaaaaaacaagaaacactgacatcaaaaattggttttctgaaggaattttgtaa